From Fusarium fujikuroi IMI 58289 draft genome, chromosome FFUJ_chr07, a single genomic window includes:
- a CDS encoding related to zinc finger protein odd-paired-like (opl), whose product MAQYDSCLGCETQELLAMEQHSVPRSYDMNLSHEEDFDEGYMVPDSEDFTGAPYFTPQSTKPFNTNLGFSSVEEGDFLLTDHPFLDVDPLMSIPMTVDDEYILCDSHQSFEMPFASPSSVASASENPSWDFVEPVPVESVWDLSALHPDSCNISDRRNSEPLNGSGASTPKVHSHDEHEESSALLALSLMGSFRYPCPQESCSKTFKRKEHAKRHYTTKHRPRNRRLQCEFCGKDNFTRQDNLNAHRRLHARSPAKNASGVHFVPAALEMLQKVQKPTSYNGKLIRFFS is encoded by the exons ATGGCTCAGTACGATTCATGCCTTGGCTGCGAAACTCAGGAGCTTCTTGCAATGGAGCAGCATTCTGTTCCAAGATCTTATGACATGAATCTCAGTCATGAAGAGGACTTTGATGA AGGGTACATGGTCCCTGACAGCGAAGATTTCACAGGTGCTCCCTACTTCACTCCCCAGTCTACAAAACCTTTCAATACAAACCTTGGGTTTTCTTCTGTCGAAGAAGGCGATTTTCTTCTCACCGATCATCCCTTCTTGGATGTCGATCCCCTCATGAGCATCCCAATGACCGTGGACGATGAGTACATCTTATGCGATTCGCATCAGTCTTTTGAGATGCCATTTGCTAGCCCATCTAGCGTGGCCTCAGCTTCTGAGAATCCATCCTGGGATTTTGTTGAGCCGGTTCCAGTTGAATCTGTCTGGGATCTCTCAGCTCTGCATCCCGACTCATGCAACATCTCAGACAGGAGAAACTCAGAGCCTCTCAATGGGTCTGGTGCATCCACTCCAAAGGTCCATTCACACG ATGAACACGAAGAGTCTTCAGCTCTATTGGCACTGTCTTTGATGGGCAGCTTTCGCTACCCATGTCCTCAGGAATCCTGCAGCAAGACCTTCAAGCGCAAGGAGCACGCCAAGCGTCATTATACGAC CAAGCACAGGCCAAGGAATCGTCGACTTCAGTGCGAGTTCTGCGGCAAGGACAACTTTACGCGTCAAGACAACTTGAATGCCCACCGCCGACTGCACGCTCGAAGCCCAGCAAAGAACGCCAGTGGCGTCCATTTCGTCCCTGCAGCACTTGAAATGCTGCAGAAGGTTCAAAAGCCTACCTCATATAACGGAAAGCTGattcgtttcttttcctaG
- a CDS encoding related to 3-oxoacyl-[acyl-carrier-protein] reductase, which yields MTIDSLSLHGKIAIVTGSGRENGIGAAIAMTLARHGAAVTIHYVNDSVTDRAQAIADGIREDGGKAAVVQASIETPEGAQYLVGETLRAFNTDHIDILVNNAGVPLFGETLAVTPKQISEVLDVNIKGTIFIAQAVIPLIAPEGRIVNISSIASKLGDNYIPVYGASKAALDSLTWSWAKEWGRSKGITVNAVAPGPVLTDAIPAAIADEFQRPSIEMTRAANRAGTAKDIADAVLLLVSEKARWITGQYISVSGGVTN from the exons ATGACGATCGATAGTCTCTCTCTTCATGGAAAAATAGCCATAGTTACTGGCTCTGGCCGAGAAAACGGCATCGGCGCAGCTATAGCGATGACATTGGCACGACACGGAGCAGCCGTCACCATCCACTATGTCAATGACTCTGTAACTGACAGGGCCCAAGCCATCGCCGACGGTATaagagaagatggtggcAAAGCAGCGGTTGTTCAGGCCTCGATCGAAACTCCCGAGGGTGCTCAATACTTGGTTGGCGAGACTTTGAGGGCATTTAACACTGACCATATCGATATCCTTG TCAATAATGCCGGAGTACCGCTCTTTGGCGAGACATTGGCAGTCACTCCTAAACAGATATCTGAAGTACTGGACGTCAATATCAAGGGCACCATATTCATTGCCCAAGCCGTTATACCTCTTATTGCACCCGAAGGTCGCATCGTCAATATTAGTTCCATCGCGTCCAAGCTTGGTGACAATTACATCCCAGTATATGGTGCTTCCAAGGCTGCTCTCGACAGTCTTACTTGGTCCTGGGCTAAGGAG TGGGGTCGTAGCAAGGGCATCACAGTTAATGCAGTCGCCCCTGGACCTGTCTTGACTGATGCAATCCCTGCAGCCATAGCCGATGAATTCCAACGGCCCTCTATCGAGATGACGCGAGCTGCTAATAGGGCTGGGACTGCGAAGGACATCGCTGATGCTGTGCTTTTGCTGGTTTCTGAGAAAGCGAGATGGATTACAGGGCAGTACATCTCTGTCAGTGGTGGAGTTACCAACTGA